The DNA segment TTGTAATAATTTAAATAGTTTCTTAACCCAGTATGTCCAACCTCAAAATGACAGAAGGCACATTTAACTTCTTGTTCAGTTCCTTTTAATTTATTATAGTGATTATGCATTTTTTGAGCTTTAGTAGATAAAGTTGCCAATTTTTTATCAAAAATATTACCATGACAATTTAAACATCCTTCATCATAAACAAAAGATTCTCTACTCTCTCTCATTTTTTGCCAATCAATTCCATCTACATTTCCAAAAAAATGTATTCCAAGCTCTTTTACTCCTGTAGTTGCTTTTGTATAAATATAGTTTACCAAACTATCATGGGGAAGGTGACAGTCAACACATCTTGCACTTGCACCAATTTTACTTTTACCTCCATGGGGATCATTTTTATATGCAATAACCATTGGATCCATTTCATGACACAAAACACAAAAGTTTTCGCTACTTGTTTTGTGTATACCATAATATACTCCATATGAGAAAAAAATACCTATAAAGAGACCTACAACTAAAAGTATTAATATAAAAAATATTTGTTTCATGGTGTATCCTTCATCCAAATATTATTTTTAATCTCTTTTAAATGACACTCTGAACACATGTTAACAGAAGGTTTATGTTCCCTATGACACTCATCACAATATAAATTTGGACCATCATGAACTGAATTATGTGGATTTGCTTTTAATGTATCCATAAATTCTAATCTTTTTGCTAAATAAATTTTTGATTTATGACAAAAAAGACATTTATCTTCATCAACAGCTTCAAAATTTTCAGGATTGACTCCTTGCCCTACATGACAAAAAATACAGTCTAAAGATAACTTATTATGAGAGTGTTTTAGAGGATATTTTTTCTTTATTTCAGGTGTAATTTTTATGGAAGAGGAGAGAGCATTGCTCTCCTCTTTTTGTGAATTTGCATAGATTAATGATATAAGAGAGATAAAGTATATAAGGATTAATACTTTTTTCATAATTTATATATTTTCTCCTGCAACCATACCAAATACAAGACAATCAGGAATTGAACAACTTCCTAATCTACTTGCACCGTGTGTTCCACCTGTTATCTCTCCTGCTGCATATAGACCTGGAATAGGTGCTTTTGTATAAGATGAGATAACTTGTGCTTTAGTATTGATTTTCAAACCACCCATTGTATGGTGAAGTTTTGGAACTCCTTTTGTTCCATAAAATGGAGCTTTAGCAATCAAAACACCATCTGTTTTATCAACTGGTTTACCAAAATCTGGATCTTGACCAGCTTTTACGTAGTCATTATATTTACCAATTGTTTGTTTTAATTCTGCTACTGGAATACCATAAGCAGCTGCTAATTCATCAATTGAATTATATTTTTTGACAACTCCAGCTTTTAAAGCTTTTTCTGCAATATCTGGAATAATTTTATCTACTGCAACTTGGTCACAAATATTAATTGGATAGTTTTTGTTGTCATTTACAAGTTTAAACATTGCTGTTGCTCTTGTTCTTCTATCTGCTAATTCATTCATATATCTTTTTCCAGTTTTTGCATTTACTGAAATACCATATCTAAATGAAGCATTAATATTAAAGTTTGAAGCAGCTCCAAAACCTTTCTCATCTGGACAAGCCCAAGGTCCAAACTGAATCCAAGATACATGAACAGGAACAGCTCCAAGTTCAAATGCTTTTAAAAGAACACCTGCTGTTGCTCCTGGTTGATTTGTTGAGTCAGCATCTGCAGGAATTTTTGGATCTTGTTGAGTTCTGTAAAAAGTGTCACAACTAAATCCCCCACTAGCTAGGATAACCCCTTTTTTAGCTTTGAAATATTTTTTAGTACCACTTTTGTTTTCAAAGTCATCATCTTTCAATTTTGAATCAAATTTGTATTTTTCTCTAGCAGTTATACCAATAACTCTATCACCTTCTAGAATAAAATCGTCAAA comes from the Halarcobacter ebronensis genome and includes:
- a CDS encoding cytochrome c3 family protein yields the protein MKQIFFILILLVVGLFIGIFFSYGVYYGIHKTSSENFCVLCHEMDPMVIAYKNDPHGGKSKIGASARCVDCHLPHDSLVNYIYTKATTGVKELGIHFFGNVDGIDWQKMRESRESFVYDEGCLNCHGNIFDKKLATLSTKAQKMHNHYNKLKGTEQEVKCAFCHFEVGHTGLRNYLNYYNPEHSIYKEKMENKKEELLNEYKEYGIKTK
- a CDS encoding cytochrome c3 family protein gives rise to the protein MKKVLILIYFISLISLIYANSQKEESNALSSSIKITPEIKKKYPLKHSHNKLSLDCIFCHVGQGVNPENFEAVDEDKCLFCHKSKIYLAKRLEFMDTLKANPHNSVHDGPNLYCDECHREHKPSVNMCSECHLKEIKNNIWMKDTP
- a CDS encoding flavocytochrome c — protein: MAKITRRNFFKLGAVGAGMLALGNNVNASAIDSKKVKYDEEYDVVIIGSGYAALSAGITAAKKGDKVLLVEKMGRIGGNSVINGGLLAVVNSPKQKVEGVQDSIDLYMEDSMKAGRYINHPDLLKVIGKRGNDALKLVEECGAKFYDKLSHLGGHSVPRTYLAANGSGSGIVLPMFDYIEKLPNVTVKRRTKFDDFILEGDRVIGITAREKYKFDSKLKDDDFENKSGTKKYFKAKKGVILASGGFSCDTFYRTQQDPKIPADADSTNQPGATAGVLLKAFELGAVPVHVSWIQFGPWACPDEKGFGAASNFNINASFRYGISVNAKTGKRYMNELADRRTRATAMFKLVNDNKNYPINICDQVAVDKIIPDIAEKALKAGVVKKYNSIDELAAAYGIPVAELKQTIGKYNDYVKAGQDPDFGKPVDKTDGVLIAKAPFYGTKGVPKLHHTMGGLKINTKAQVISSYTKAPIPGLYAAGEITGGTHGASRLGSCSIPDCLVFGMVAGENI